In Cuculus canorus isolate bCucCan1 chromosome 27, bCucCan1.pri, whole genome shotgun sequence, the following proteins share a genomic window:
- the SGTA gene encoding small glutamine-rich tetratricopeptide repeat-containing protein alpha — protein sequence MADQKRLAYAIIQFLHDQLQNGGLSPDAQESLEVAIQCLETAFGVSLEDQGLAVSQTLPEIFEAAVGKEPEHIRTNSEPVTPSEDDIAEAERLKTEGNEQMKAENFEAAVSFYGKAIELNPSNAVYFCNRAAAYSKLGNYAGAVRDCERAIGIDPNYSKAYGRMGLALSSLNKHTEAVVYYKKALELDPDNDTYKSNLKIAEQKMKETPSPTGGPGGFDLAGLLNNPGFMSMASNLMNNPQVQQLMSGMISGGHNAMGAAGTSPSTNDLASLIQAGQQFAQQMQQQNPELIEQLRSQIRSRTPSASNEDQQE from the exons ATGGCAGACCAGAAGCGCCTTGCCTATGCCATCATCCAGTTCCTCCATGACCAGCTCCAGAATGGGGGGCTGTCTCCGGATGCTCAGGAGAGTTTGGAAG TGGCCATCCAGTGCCTGGAGACAGCTTTTGGGGTCTCGCTGGAAGACCAAGGCCTTGCTGTGTCCCAGACCCTCCCTGAAATATTTGAAGCTGCTGTAGGAAAG GAGCCTGAACACATCAGAACGAATTCGGAGCCTGTCACCCCCTCTGAAGATGATATAGCTGAAGCAGAAAGACTCAAGACTGAAG GAAATGAACAAATGAAGGCAGAAAACTTTGAAGCTGCTGTGTCTTTCTATGGGAAAGCAATTGAGTTAAATCCATCCAATGCTGTGTATTTCTGCAACAG AGCTGCTGCGTACAGTAAACTAGGGAATTATGCCGGAGCAGTGAGAGACTGTGAAAGAGCTATAGGCATTGATCCAAACTACAGCAAAGCTTACGGCAGAATGGG CTtggccctctccagtttaaataaacacacagaAGCTGTTGTTTACTACAAAAAAGCCCTGGAGCTGGATCCAGACAATGACACGTACAAATCCAACCTTAAAATAGCCgaacagaaaatgaaggagaCTCCTAGCCCA ACCGGAGGTCCAGGAGGATTTGATTTAGCTGGCTTGCTGAACAACCCCGGCTTCATGAGTATG GCCTCTAACCTAATGAACAATCCACAAGTACAGCAGCT CATGTCCGGGATGATCTCTGGTGGCCACAATGCCATGGGAGCAGCAGGCACCAGCCCCTCCACGAATGATCTCGCCAGCCTCATACAAGC GGGCCAGCAGTTTGCTcagcagatgcagcagcagaATCCCGAACTAATAGAGCAGCTTCGGAGCCAGATCAGGAGTCGAACTCCAAGTGCCAGTAACGAAGATCAGCAGGAATGA
- the DIRAS1 gene encoding GTP-binding protein Di-Ras1 yields the protein MPEQSNDYRVVVFGAGGVGKSSLVLRFVKGTFRDTYIPTIEDTYRQVISCDKSVCTLQITDTTGSHQFPAMQRLSISKGHAFILVFSVTSKQSLEELKPIYQQIVQIKGSVESIPIMLVGNKCDETQREVESREGEAVAKEWKCAFMETSAKMNYNVKELFQELLNLEKRRNVSLTIDGKRSSKQKRTDKIKGKCSIM from the coding sequence ATGCCGGAGCAAAGCAACGACTACCGGGTGGTGGTGTTCGGTGCCGGTGGCGTTGGCAAGAGCTCCCTGGTGTTGCGCTTCGTGAAGGGGACATTCCGGGACACCTACATCCCCACCATCGAGGACACGTACCGCCAGGTCATCAGCTGCGACAAGAGCGTCTGCACCTTGCAGATCACCGACACCACCGGCAGCCACCAGTTCCCGGCCATGCAGCGCCTCTCCATCTCCAAGGGCCATGCCTTCATCCTGGTCTTCTCCGTCACCAGCAAGCAATCCCTGGAGGAGCTGAAGCCGATCTACCAGCAGATCGTGCAGATCAAGGGCAGCGTGGAGAGCATCCCCATCATGCTGGTGGGCAACAAATGCGACGAGACGCAACGGGAggtggagagcagggagggagaggctgTGGCCAAGGAGTGGAAATGCGCCTTCATGGAGACCTCGGCCAAGATGAACTACAACGTCAAGGAGctcttccaggagctgctgaacctggagaagaggaggaatgtCAGCCTCACCATCGATGGGAAGCGCTCCAGCAAGCAGAAGAGGACAGACAAAATCAAGGGGAAGTGCAGCATCATGTAG
- the SLC39A3 gene encoding zinc transporter ZIP3 gives MKIVVAKVLCLFGIFILMLAGSLLPVKIIEADYEKAHRSKKVLALCNSFGGGVFLATCFNALLPAVREKLSEVLKQGNVTTDYPVAETIMMVGFFVTIFVEQLILTFQKEKPAFIDLETFNAGSDVGSDSEYESPFIASSRGRTLYSEHGHHSHTHGLNIQELSRSSPLRLIGLVFALCTHSIFEGLALGLQEEGGKVVSLFLGVAIHETLVAVALGISMAKASLPLKDAVKVAVTVSLMIPLGISIGMGIESTQNAASNITSLLLQGIAGGTFLFITFFEILAKELEDKNNRLLKVLFLVLGYVALAGLVFFKW, from the exons ATGAAGATCGTGGTAGCCAAAGTGCTGTGTCTGTTTGGCATCTTCATCCTCATGCTGGCTGGATCCCTCCTCCCTGTCAAGATAATTGAGGCCGATTATGAGAAGGCTCATCGCTCCAAGAAGGTTCTTGCCCTCTGCAATTCGTTTGGAGGAGGGGTCTTCCTGGCCACCTGCTTCAATGCCTTGCTGCCGGCTGTGAGAGAAAAG CTCAGTGAAGTCCTCAAGCAGGGGAATGTGACCACGGACTACCCAGTGGCCGAGACCATCATGATGGTTGGCTTCTTTGTGACCATCTTTGTGGAGCAGCTCATCTTGACGTTCCAGAAGGAAAAGCCCGCCTTCATTGACTTAGAGACCTTCAATGCTGGTTCGGATGTTGGGAGTGACTCTGAATATGAGAGTCCCTTCATCGCATCTTCCCGAGGGCGCACGTTGTACAGTGAACACGGTCACCACTCCCACACCCATGGGCTGAATATCCAGGAGCTCTCCCGCTCCAGCCCCTTGCGGCTCATCGGGCTGGTGTTTGCGTTGTGTACGCACTCCATTTTTGAGGGACTGGCCCTGGGCTTGCAGGAGGAGGGTGGAAAAGTCGTCAGCTTGTTCCTAGGAGTTGCCATTCACGAGACACTGGTAGCAGTGGCATTGGGCATCAGCATGGCCAAAGCCTCCCTGCCACTGAAGGACGCTGTGAAGGTGGCTGTGACTGTGAGCCTGATGATTCCTCTGGGAATTAGCATTGGGATGGGGATTGAGAGCACTCAAAACGCAGCCAGCAACAttacttccctgctcctgcaaggCATCGCAGGGGGCACTTTCTTGTTTATCACCTTCTTTGAGATCCTTGCAAAGGAGTTGGAAGACAAGAACAACCGTCTCTTGAAGGTTCTTTTCCTGGTGCTGGGCTACGTGGCTTTGGCTGGGCTGGTCTTCTTCAAGTGGTGA